From the genome of Pseudomonadota bacterium, one region includes:
- a CDS encoding competence/damage-inducible protein A, translating into MRIEIINTGDELLRGALADTNAVYMARRLYELGFRTGRFVTIGDDLRVLTEALTAAFSECDLVLVSGGLGPTDDDLTAAAAAAAAGVKLVRSAEAEKIVRGAFVRGGWEMHPVNLKQADVPEGCRVLDNSNGTAPGFALRAKRAEAFFLPGPPRELKPMFEAHVVPSLPAPPARHVAAFRLHGMGESDVQARLAPYAAAHPELVFGFRATFPEIGLRVVAE; encoded by the coding sequence ATGCGCATCGAGATCATCAACACCGGGGACGAGCTGCTGCGCGGCGCGCTCGCGGACACGAACGCCGTGTACATGGCGAGGCGGCTGTACGAGCTCGGCTTCCGGACCGGGCGGTTCGTCACCATCGGCGACGACCTGCGGGTCCTGACCGAAGCTCTGACCGCGGCCTTCTCCGAGTGCGATCTCGTGCTCGTCAGCGGCGGGCTCGGCCCGACGGACGACGATCTGACGGCCGCGGCGGCGGCGGCGGCGGCCGGCGTGAAGCTCGTGCGCAGCGCCGAGGCCGAGAAGATCGTGCGCGGCGCGTTCGTGCGGGGAGGCTGGGAGATGCACCCCGTGAACCTCAAGCAGGCGGACGTGCCGGAGGGCTGCCGCGTGCTCGACAACTCGAACGGCACGGCGCCGGGCTTCGCGCTCCGTGCGAAACGGGCGGAGGCGTTCTTCCTCCCCGGGCCTCCGCGGGAGCTTAAGCCGATGTTCGAGGCGCACGTCGTCCCGTCGCTCCCCGCGCCCCCCGCGCGCCACGTCGCCGCGTTCCGCCTCCACGGCATGGGGGAGTCCGACGTGCAGGCGAGGCTCGCGCCGTACGCCGCGGCGCACCCGGAGCTCGTCTTCGGATTTCGCGCGACGTTCCCCGAGATCGGCCTGCGCGTGGTCGCGGAGGA